One Oncorhynchus nerka isolate Pitt River unplaced genomic scaffold, Oner_Uvic_2.0 unplaced_scaffold_960, whole genome shotgun sequence DNA segment encodes these proteins:
- the LOC115116064 gene encoding eyes absent homolog 4 — translation MAVTLGLRMEEMIFNLADTHLFFNDLEECDQVHIDDVSSDDNGQDLSTYSFATDGFHAAATSASLCLATGVRGGVDWMRKLAFRYRRVKEMYSTYKNNVGGLLGPAKRDAWLQLRAEVEALTDSWLTNALKSLSIISSRSNCVNVLVTTTQLIPAVAKVLLYSLGSAFPIENIYSATKIGKESCFERIVSRFGNNITYVVVGDGRDEEHAASQHNMPFWRISSHSDLLALHQALEFEYL, via the exons ATGGCGGTGACACTGGGACTGAGGATGGAAGAGATGATCTTTAACCTGGCAGACACACACCTGTTCTTCAACGACTTAGAG GAGTGTGATCAGGTCCATATTGATGATGTGTCGTCAGATGACAACGGACAGGACCTGAG tACTTACAGTTTTGCAACTGATGGCTTCCATGCAGCGGCGACCAGCGCGAGTCTGTGCCTGGCGACAGGCGTCCGCGGAGGGGTGGACTGGATGAGGAAACTAGCCTTCCGCTACAGAAGAGTCAAAGAGATGTATAGCACATACAAAAACAATGTGGGGG GCCTGTTGGGCCCTGCTAAGAGGGATGCGTGGTTACAACTGAGAGCTGAAGTAGAGGCTTTAACAGACTCCTGGCTCACCAACGCACTCAAGTCCCTGTCAATCATCAGCTCCAG gagTAACTGTGTAAATGTGTTGGTAACAACAACCCAGCTGATACCAGCAGTGGCTAAAGTTCTGTTGTATAGTTTAGGATCTGCCTTCCCTATTGAGAACATATACAGTGCAACCAAAATAG GCAAAGAGAGCTGTTTTGAGAGAATAGTCTCCCGCTTCGGCAATAACATTACCTACGTTGTGGTTGGCGACGGGCGGGACGAGGAGCATGCAGCCAGCCAG caCAACATGCCATTCTGGAGGATATCCAGTCACTCTGACCTGCTGGCGTTACACCAAGCACTGGAGTTTGAATACCTGTAA